The genomic segment ATGTGCAGAGTGAGACGCTTGCTTGTTGCAGTCGTTGTTGAGTCGTGAGGGCGCGCGTGCGTGCATACGTGcacatgtgcgtgcgtgtgcgagcAGTGGGTTATGGACGGCCAGcagcattatttttaaaaaaaggatccAATTAAAAACGGTTAATTTCCTTTAGGTGGACTAACCTACATGGTGTCCCCTTAAAAGTAGCAAACATTTAAGTATACAGCggctaaaataagtatttaacgcgtcaccatttttctcacgatacttccaaaggtgctattgacctgaacatttcaccacatGTTGGGaaaaacccaagtaatccacacatacaaagaaagtacggAAAAAAGAAGATCAGAAATTAACTTGTgtgtaaaaaatttttttaaatgattgttttCCTGCTATTGCTAGTAGTACAGTCTTTACAGCCATCGGGGGAGCTTCCActtcttaaattaaaatgaaattcttCTCCGTGGTCAGCAGGGAGTGTCTCCACTTCTTAAAATCATTGACACCCatgtacgtgtatgtgtgtgtgtgtgtatacatatatatatatatatatatatatatatatatatatatataaacggaattgttgaattttttgcagatttagatttattaaaaaagaaaaactgaaatatcacacagccatcagGATTCAGACCCAtttctgtgacactcatatatttaactctggtgccgTCCATTTCTCCTGATCGTCCGTGCGATGGTTCtataccttcattggagtccagctgtgtttgattatactgatttgacttgattaggaaagccacacacctgtctatataggaccttgtcagagcaaatgagaatcatgaggtcaaatgaactgcctgaagagcgcAGAGACAAtagatgaatatatatatatataaatatatattttcatctaTTCATCTATTCATCTTAGGCAAACCTAAGACCTACAGAAATATGGGACAATACTTCGTTCTCGTGAACATGCAAAACCGAGAGTTACGGGGTGAAACGAGACCATCAGAAGGGAGGGCGTGCATTGGCGATCGCACAGTTCATAtcagaattttaattttttttcattgttcatCTGTTTAAATTGATACTAGATCTTGCCACTGATCCTAAAAATGCACTTAAAGTGGCCAAAAACTGACTAAGGTTTGGGGACCCAGGTTGACAATATGTCGTCCGTAAACCATGTGACATACGGATTTAACCAAAGTAATGCTGTGAGTTCAAAGAGCGTCCAGACTTCGTTTTGGCAGAAAACCATTAAATGCCTCTTTCGGAAACTCagaatattacatgaaattagTGCATTGTCCAGAAATTGATTAATGATGTAGTCTGGTTGacataaaaaattttaaataaaaatcttcAAATGAAACCCCATTTTCCCCCAAACTTAATGATTCAATTTCGAATTCAAAGAGTTTTCATGGGGTTCAATTCATACGGCTATCATTTAATTTGTGTACTCTAAAGTTAGCATGTTTGGGAAGATTAGTAGTTCTCAATTGCTCCCGAGGTTTTCTTTGGGAGGTAGCTATCCGTGGTGCTGCTGGCTGTTCTTCTCCATGCCTGCAGGGGGCGACAGAGCCAGAgcttgttttgcttttgagCAGCGGAAGCGAAGGGAGCACGTCGGCAAGGAAACATGGCGTCGCCTCGCAGTGCGGCTTGTGTATGTCGCTTGGCTGGACGGACGGTCGGCTTTCTCGCGGCCGCGAGCCATGGACGAGGAGTCCTCTGGCCGGCGAGGAGCCAAATCAGCACGTCAACTGGGGACAGTAAGTGAACGCGATGTCAAAGTTTCAAGAAAAGCACACGTTAGCTTTGAACTCGTAGCTGCTCAGAGGTCACTAAGTAAGGCGCTCATGTTCTCCCCCGCATTGGACGGAGGCAGATGACTTCATCGGGAAACTTTGGAAAGGTTTAACATCAACTTTTAGAGGAACAGTCGAGCCGAATCTGGTTTGTCCAGTTTTAGTTGTAATTCCAAACGTCACATTGGACACAAAACGCGATCGTTAAGTTGGTCTGGTCAGAGCGACTGCTCACAGCCATTTGGTTTCAAATGCAAACACTGCTTGTTGAACGGACTTGTATTTCCAATGCGTTGCATTTTCACATTGAGCTTGTTCGTATGTTCAGTCACGTCCACGACATAATAAAACTTCAGGAGGCACTCCGTGTCAGCTAGCTCAGGATGCTCGTCGTCTCGTCTTTCGTTTCAAGGAAAGTCTGGATTTGGCTCAGGCAAGCTGCAAAATGGCTGAGCGCCTTCCCCTCTTGGCAACCAACGCAGACGGCTGTGCAAAAGCagacagtttttctttttgaataaatctacatacatttaaacaattctgttttttttaattctgtcaTTCAAaactgctgtgtgtacatttaatgaggaaaaaatgaacttaaatgattttagcaaatggcagcaatataacaaagtgaaaaatttaagggggtctgaatactttcagtCCCCACTGTACATTCAATTTTAGGGCTCCCAATGGcaacttcccactgagaagtacaaaccaaaatggctatGGCCGTTCCATTTTAAACgccatttgttccaaatgttctcttcctttgtcggtcattttctgatctttttCTGTCATTAACTCAACTTacacatctctctctctctcaaaaaaaggctcaaaatatttgttttttttttctttgaggagcagttttgctaatcatttcTTTATTTGAGGAGCGACTTTCTcattttgaggagcaatttttttGCGGCTTAATCGCGAGGATccggcatcatttgaatttgagagattccggttcctcatttcgattccggttccaaacgattgtcgattctgattcttttagggggctgggtttAAAggatgtccaaattatgaatatccattttcttagcatcCCGCAGCATAgtctaaaatgaacatttgactctggaTTCTTTCAAGTCAATATCGAACCTATAAACTAAAACACAATGTGTGTTGAACTAACTTAATTGACTTGATATTCATTAAtaaatgtttcagctaaaagttatttaattttttattttgaagggtacgcaccggaactcagcattttgacacgaAAGGTAATTTCACACGACCCCGGTGaattagtgtttgtgatactgctagacaatgtttttgtgaattttgtcccaattcattttgatgtaaagttgctagtttgacctttttgtagttttagctcaatgttaagcttgtaatgcgactctttcaactttatttccagtatggtaaaataatttatatttcatatttgtgtCTGCTCCTCAACCGAATTGCTTTACTTCTGCGTCCACGCCTCGGAGACGTAGGTACGTTGTGTCACATATGCCCCTGCCTGTTTCCGTCTTTGCAACCATGTCCGTGGTAAAActtttttgcagttttgcttttcagtgtgttttttgatgcgtaaaatgcaaattttgagCCACAAACTGCGATGCGAGACCGCTTAATTGGAGCCTTACACACATACGTACGAAAGCAATGTTTTGCGGCTGTGGATGCAGATTCACCATGTTTTATGCATCCCTGATAATTTTGGTGCATCTCAGACGTGGAACACGCATCAAAAGAGATCCCTGACACAGTATGGAAACAGAAGGAAAATGTTTACAAACTGCTTTTGACTGCAGCGAAATCGTATCATCCATGTCAGATTGTAACGCATGAAGCTTATTACTATAATGCCTCAAActtgtttgttcttttaaattttcaattgccatttgaaaatggaaagaagaaGTTACAAATGAGCCTTAGCATACAAAAAGACAAACCCCTTGAAGGTTCGTTTGCGTGCAGGTGTGCAGTTCCGCCTTGACGAGAGGACGGCTCACAGCAGTCTGGACCTCTTCAAGAAAGACACGGGGGTCATTTACCGCATGCTGGGTCTCGACCCCAGCCACGTGCAAGCCAACCCTGAGCGTTTCCGAGACTGGGCGGTGGTGTTTGGCGATGAGAAGATCACTGGCGGGCGCCACTACTGGGAGGTGACGGTCAAAAAGTCGCAGGAGTTTCGGGTGGGCGTGGCCGAAGCGCTAATGTCCCGTGACGACTGCGTGGGTACCAGCGACTCCTCGTGGGTGTTCGGCTACGCTCAGCGCAAGTGGTTTGCCATGACCAACAATAAGATGGTTCCTGTGACCCTGGTGGGCAAGGCGGACCGCGTAGGCATCCTGCTGGACTTCGAAGCGGGCCTTCTTGGGCTGGTCGACATTGAGAAACGCAGGATCGTTCACGCCATCAGGCGTCACTTCAAGACTCCCCTTTGCCCTGCTTTTGGGCTTTGGGACGGGGAGCTGCTCACGCACTCGGGCCTGGAAGAACCGGAGGGCCTCAAGGAACAGCTGTAATTAGGGATCCAAAGGGGTGGAACATTTCTGGAAAGCTTCCGTTGAATTTTCGTGAAATGTTAAGCTGGAGAATGTTACAAAGCGTGATTTGCAGGAACTATCTAatattcaagcataaatatgaacattgttttttaagaagtatccatagaaaatggatggctctccttgcctacaggtgagggcattacagtgcCTTAATTGCTCCGTTTCTCCCCCTCCCACTCGAGTGGAGGCATAGGCAAAGCTTGCTCgtacctcaaattttggctgtggacataaagcaaaaaaatcacgcaactgcttgtaactcaaaactcttaaattggggcacttgtaagtcaaggtaccagtgTAGTTGCATGAAATCTGGTTGTTGTAGTCAGGATtatgttcaaatgtattttccacAACTACATTGAAGTTCCCTATTAAAGAAGCAACTTCAATTGAGTAAATTCCTGATTTATTCCATGGAAAATTTTCAACTTCCGAAATGTTCGCCCCTGGCTGTAATGCAGTTGTCCCATATAGTAATGTCTGCAAATGAATCATTTATGACTTTCAAGCATGTCTGGTCCTCTGCAGGTTCATTTTGCCAAGTCTTGCCAATGTGCAGTGAACTGCACTCCCTGCATTGATCAACTGGTCAGCAGGATGAGGAGTTTGTTTTGCACATCTTTTCTCGTGCTACCCACACGGTCATGTTAATAGGGTAATAATTGTTTATTAAAATAACTTGACTGAAACTAGCTTGACATTTCTTTTCTTCACACTGTGACCATGCATTGCATATTACTTTACAAACTGATGTACTATGTATATATACTTTAGCTGATAAATGCATTTGAATCTTACGACACAATAGTTATGAAAAGTCTCATTAGTCACAGTCACATTTCCAGCTTCAGCAACATTCGTACAGAAGAAGATAAATAAAACTGCCTGATAGGAATAGGCTTTTTCTTGCTATTGAAATATAAATAGCCACTACAACTATATACAGATGATAATGTCTTAACATGTTAGATCACAGATGGAATTGAATACTCCACAGTACGGGGCCTTACAATACTGAGCAGTATTATGAAGTCTAACATTGTGTAGCATTAATATATTTAGACTATATGAATACTCTCAATGAACACGTCAGTTATACTTGCACATTTTCATGTAAttggatgaaaaacaaaactactgACATTCAATGACAAGGTACTGTCAGTTATTGATTTaatgttcattattatttttatcttgCATTATACTTGGATATTTTATTGTCTTGTAGCTATATATAAtctaaatcagtggttctcaactgttgtcaccgcTGTTCCCGTATTTTCTTATTCTTGCCAAGTCGTGACCCACTTTGATcgaagttaaaaataataaaatacgctTTGTAAAAATAGCCCTTGAAaacatgtatattatatatttaaaaacagaactACACATGCTTACATGTCCAAAGTGCCTCTCAGAGCACTTTATTAAGAAACCGAGGATGAAAAtgattacaatataaaaaatagtGTAGGAAAAGTATCTAAATTACACCGCAACTTTACTTAAATCTTGCCACTGACCTCCTTTTTATGAAAGTCctaaaaccaaaacaatgtttattttggtGCAGATGTGTCAAAATAgtgttattttccaaataaaaggcgAGTCCAAACTGGGGTAcactttaaatatttcactggaatcagtttttttgcttttgtacaAAATTTACACAAAAGTCAGAACACACTGTAGTCTATCACAACTCTACACTAACACAGTAGTCAAGTCATTACAGTAActatttggatgaaaaaaaaaaaattaatgtaaaagaatacaatgaaaaatggtaTGTAAGGTGCTAACTGAGCGTACCTTCTTGTGATGTGTGACGAGGTACATAATTTTTACGCCACTGTGCAAACTACTTCATTGTGTGCCATTTGTACACTCGGAACATCATGTCAGTATACAGTCAAGAACcccatgtaattttttttaatagctgtcCGTGACCTATTTCTAGGTCCCGACCCACCAGATGTGAATCACTGATCTTAATATTGTAAAGTATACATTTACAACACTAAAAACTACAATATTAAACATAATGTTGAAACATAGACAAAACAACCTTTGTAACAGAAAATCATTTAGTCCAGGCATCCATTTACTATACTGCCTGTCCTTCGTGTCACCGGTGAGATGGAGCcgaaccaattgcagggcacatataagcctTCCCACCcacaaaacgaaaaaaaaagcatatttttgggatgcagAAAGTACCCGGAGAACATGAAATCATCACACAAGAGATGTTCCGACAGATATTGGAACCTGGATCTCCAGGCCTGAGGGAGTCACATGTTAACCAATACGTCACCAAGGTTTTATTGCATCTCAATAGATTGTGCAGgggtacctaatattgtgacaAGTGAGTGTTCGTGCGTACATAATCTTAACTAGATCTAAAATTAATCACTTGTCTAAGTCAACCTGTTTCCTTATGTGGCTCTCAAGTGCTTTACTTTCCATCTGAACCTCTTCTGATCCCTCAGTTGATGCTCTTCAGTGAGTCCATGGTGGTCTTTTGCTCCTCTTTGTTGCTCGATGACTCAGCATCAGTATACACATGCTGGTACTGTTGCAGGATGGTGGCGATGACGTGATGGCCAAACTGCCTGGCATCATCCAGTGGCGTGTTTCCCCATCTGCCAAAAAAACACCAGGGCATATATTAGAAAGACTGTTATACTGTACTTTGAGACAAAACCTTTTTGGTATCTCTTATATAAAGTATCATACCAAAGTACATTGTAAATTGTAAACTGGCTACCTGTCTTTGATGAAAGGATTCACTTTACATTCCTCAGTCAGGAAGATCACAGCGTCTACATGACCTAAAAGAAAATGTACGATAATATCATAGTTACAGTATAcatacaagaaaagaaaaaaggaaaaagaagagtCAACTAAAAGAAACCGAAATTGACTGgcgacaagtccagggtgtacccagtctCTCGCCTGGAGTCCCCCGGAAAAGGCTCCAGTTACCCTTGGTCCAAATGAGGACgtgtggtatagaaaatggatggatggactaaaaGAGAGTCACCTTCTGATGCAGCGATGTGGAGCGCTGTACGAGAGTCGTAGTCTCTCTGCTCCATGTCCAAAGTTGAAAGAGCAAACCTGCAATTCAAGAAGAGAAATACACTGACTTTCTTTGCCAATAAAAAGATAGATAGGTATATAGAACATCTGAAGCTTAGTACTTAGCAAATACTATACAGTTCAcagtttttgaaataaaatttttgaATCACTtctgacacaaaaaaatgtgttctttgtCATATCAAGAACTTGACTGATACCTCCTCAGAGCAGAAATGTCGCCGCTGTAGGCCGCAAACATCAGGTTTGCGACTGACTTGTTCTAAAGGATGGAGAGGTAAATATGATGATGACGTTTTGAGACTGGATGCAACTTAGCTCTGAACTCACTGGCTCATCATCTAAGCTTCTTCTGGGGTCATGCTTCTTGGTGAAGTGTCGCAGGTTGTCGTAATGGTGGAAGTTAAAATGAGACACCAGGTCCTAGTAAATCACAAACGTTTATGATCATTCTTGGAATCAACTCAAGGCCAATCAGTAAAACTGCGATGTACCTGGCAGAAGTGAATGCCACGCACGCTGTTCCCGAGGCGATCCAAAGAAGGAGACCAGCACATCATGCCCATGACATTGGGCACCACCAGGAGCACGGCACCTGAAACCCCAGATTTGGCGGGCAAACCCAcctggaaagaaaaaacaaaccaagTATCGCTTACCTCTATCTGATGGAAATAAACAACTTCAACGAAGTTGTTGGCGACCCCTTTCAAAGAATGACTCACATGGAAGGCGAACTGTCCGGAGAAGTCATACATCCCGCAGGAATGCATGAGACTCAGCGTGTTCCGAACCGCCTCTGTGCTCAGCACACGGTCGCCGGTGATTGGACAAATGCCTCCATTGGCCAGTGTGGCGGCCATGACGCTGCCCGACTCGCATGTCATCTCTATGGAGCACAGCTGGGATGGAAAGAACTCAGTCATTAAAGACTAAAGAAACgtactgtcatgaacggaacagaggataggacccaaaaatgcaagactccaaaacaaatggacagtttccaaaaagagaggtttaatagacgggcataggtcggtacacgggcaggcaatccaagaagggcaacagtatccaagaacatgaggcaaagaggcaaggtcgataatcggaagagggtcaaagtcttactgtgagtctgtgacaaggaacgctggaacgtgacgacaaggtacaacgaactggcaacgagtgggaatgagacacgaggttaaatacaatctgtaattaggtatgaacgaggcacaggtggtgaagatgctcacaggagcaggtgtgtgagaaacgagagagaggaagacaaaacctggaacacacgcacacacacacacacacacacacacacgacagtacccccctcccccccttaacggccggccccagacggccctggggcccctggatgcgcaacgtggaagtcccgaatgagcgaatcatccatgataaacgcagacggtacccatgaacgttcctcaggcccatagccctcccagtccaccagatattgaaaccccctccccctccgacgagacgacaacagccgcttcacagcgaagacagggcccccatccacaaaccgggggggaggagggggcccggaaggcgggaccagaggggactcccgggctggtttgagtaggctgacatgaaaagcagggtggacccgcatcgaccttgggagcctcagcttcacgctgacagggttgatgatctttgtgacggggaagggcccaacgaacctgggagcgagcttcttggactccacccggagtggaataggtttggtcgagagccaaactcgctgacccactttgtagttcggggccggtgtcctccgacggtcagcagcggctttgtaggaccgtccctggcgcagcagcatctgtcgggctcgctcccaggtcctcctgcagcgtctcaccaaggttaatgccgctgaaactgtggactcaggggctatggcaggaaaccgagatggttggtaaccatgcacaacgtgaaaaggcgatagaccagtggatgcagaggggtcgggtggcggccgctggacgagcgccgccggagcaaggacgggtggcggccgctggacgagcgccgccggagcgggaacctggcgcagctgctgaggagcaggagcgggaacctggcgcagctgccgaggagcaggagcgggaacctggcgcagctgccgaggagcaggagcgggaacctggcgcagctgccgaggagcaggaacgggagcctggcgcagctgccgaggagc from the Phycodurus eques isolate BA_2022a chromosome 1, UOR_Pequ_1.1, whole genome shotgun sequence genome contains:
- the spryd4 gene encoding SPRY domain-containing protein 4, which gives rise to MASPRSAACVCRLAGRTVGFLAAASHGRGVLWPARSQISTSTGDSVQFRLDERTAHSSLDLFKKDTGVIYRMLGLDPSHVQANPERFRDWAVVFGDEKITGGRHYWEVTVKKSQEFRVGVAEALMSRDDCVGTSDSSWVFGYAQRKWFAMTNNKMVPVTLVGKADRVGILLDFEAGLLGLVDIEKRRIVHAIRRHFKTPLCPAFGLWDGELLTHSGLEEPEGLKEQL